From the genome of Streptomyces sp. NBC_01260, one region includes:
- a CDS encoding DUF397 domain-containing protein — protein MSTARVWFKSSYSGSDGGECLEVAYDWRKSSYSSDEGGECVEVAAHPRAVHVRDSKNPEGPALTLAPTAWAAFTGHVGR, from the coding sequence ATGAGCACCGCACGTGTTTGGTTCAAATCCAGCTACAGCGGCAGCGACGGTGGCGAGTGCCTCGAAGTCGCCTACGACTGGCGGAAGTCCAGCTACAGCAGCGACGAAGGCGGCGAGTGCGTCGAGGTCGCCGCTCACCCCCGCGCCGTGCACGTCCGTGACTCCAAGAACCCCGAGGGCCCCGCGCTCACCCTCGCCCCCACCGCCTGGGCCGCGTTCACCGGGCACGTAGGACGCTGA